Genomic DNA from Salvia miltiorrhiza cultivar Shanhuang (shh) chromosome 1, IMPLAD_Smil_shh, whole genome shotgun sequence:
caattgtaattatagtaagataattttaattagagtaagatttattagttatctttcctaattaaaattgccacatcaatgctgggcacgttatgcttgcccacggtgggtaggtgatcggttctgtacaccagaaccgatcacctacccaccgtgggcatgcataacgtgcccactatgatgtggcaattgtaattatagtaagataattttaattagagtaagatttattagttatctttcctaattaaaattgccacatcaatggtgggcacgttatgcttgcccacggtgggtaggtgatcggttctgcacaccagaaccgatcacctacccaccgtgggcatgcataacgtgtccactatgatgtggcaattgtaattatagtaagataattttaattagagtaagatttattagttatctttcctaattaaaattgccacatcaatggtgggcacgttatgcttgccgacggtgggtaggtgatcggttctgcacaccagaaccgatcacctacccaccgtgggcatgcataacgtgcccactaTGATGTgtcaattgtaattatagtaagataattttaattagagtaagatttattagttatctttcctaattaaaattgccacatcatagtggacacgttatgcatgcccacggtgggtaggtgatcggttctgattATTGAAGTGTATTTCATAAACACGAAGAGCAGCAGCTAGGTGTCAGCAGTAGTAGTTAGTCAGTTAGAGTTAGTTTCAACTGACTTGTTCAAGAAACTTCTTCTTTGTTGTATAAATAGTTAGCTGCTATTAcgattgcaaaaaaaaaaatggcaaaacaACCCATTATTGTGCTTATTCTAACAATCTCATGTTTGCTGGTGTCCACGTTAGACGTGTATGCTAGAAAGCAAGTTCCCTCCCATGTCGGGGAGGAAGCAGCATCCTTCCTCCGCGACGTCTGTGGAGGAAGAGAAAAGGTTATGCAAATCCATGTATACGTCCAAGACCTCCGGATCGGGCACGAGAATGCCACCGTGGTGGAGGTGGCGAAAGCCGCCGGTGTGACCGACAACTCTCCGTACGCCTTCGGGAGCGTCCACGTCGTGGACGACCTGATGACGGAGGGGCCGAGCATAAACTCCCGGAAGCTCGGGCGCGTCCAAGGGCTCACCACTAGCGCCGACCTCTCGACGTTCGGCATCGCCATGAACATCAACATATACTTCACGGATGGGCCGTACGCCGGCAGCTCGCTCAGCATCCTCGGCCGGAACCAGGTGATGGACGAGCGGCGGGAGCTGTCGGTGGTCGGCGGCACCGGCATCTTCCGATACGCTCGTGGCTACCTAATCCAGACCTCCTATTCAACGGATGACGCGGCTCAGTACGCGGTGTTGGAATACAACATCTACACCACCTACGATGCTCAAATGTGAGGGAAGCAAATCGACTTTGATCGATTCGTCTGATAAATGCAAGCATCACACCTATGTTGAATTCAATAAATGTTTGTACGtgtgcttcatcttcttctggGTGAATTCAATAAATGTTTTGCAGTTAACTAATGGAATAATTCGATGCACTGCAAATCAATTTGTCATTTAAGTCCTGAGacaagaggtggtcttgggtacacccaaTGTACCGTACAACTGGGTTGTATCTTCACTTAGATTTTGACTCGTCATCTAATTTAAACCCATACCCTGACCCAAAtcatataaataacattattttgaATACGGGTCGACCCGattgtacccaagattttgtgaaGAGACAAATACATATATGCCTATTATAATATGAGGTGGTTTCATGTACACTCGGGTTGTACCCGATCGGCCGGATCCTTATCCAGTTAAACTATCTTGATCcattctttttttaaatgacactaagagggtgtttggctaagcttattttaaagagcttctaagctcttggagcttataagatgtaatttttaaaagcttataagctgttaaagtgtttggataattgaacttataggctaaagagagagattttttttagagagggagaatcgaagaaaaatgaacttgaatgatatataatgaaaataataaattataattgaaaaatatttgtaaaaagattattgtatatgagattataaaaaaataagttggggtagattaTAAATGAACTCATGaaacttatttttggagcttataagctgtttagaaacttattttaccaaacactttgaaggagcttataagctattttgaggagcttataagctcagccaaacaccatCTAAGACTAACACGAAATGACACAAACACGATCTTGGAATGATACTAACACTGTTTTACAAATAAAGTTCATGTATATAGTTTGCTTGTACTTCAATTCTTTCCTTACATTGAATTACATCTTCCTAATACaacactcatctctctctcccactcTCTCTGTAtatacgtgtgtgtgtgtgtgtgtttatacAGAAGATAGAAGTGAGACTCTGGTCTGATGCTCCTTGTCCCAAAATGGATGATCTTCTTCAATGGGATGTGAGCAGCCTTTTATATTACTATCATTTTCAGCCATCATGTTGGTTGCTAATAACTTGGTGTATTCATCTGATCCCAGCAAGTTAGCCTTCGCTGCAGCATCACGATGACGATGGCCGCCGAGGAAGAGGGACTTTGATCGGAAAACGGGGTGGTGATCGTTGTCGCCGTCGTCGTTGCCGGAGCTCTGAGTGTGGTTGAAACTCCCGAAGCCTTTGATTCCAACCGTTAGTTTCCTTGCTCTTGCTCTCTCTTCTTTCAGATATGATCTGTCTTGGAGAAGATCCACTACTCTTTCTGATTTGTTCTTCACACTCAATCCCCAGTTGAACCTGCGTTTTTATACACCATTAATACCTTTTATAATCTCAACTTCTTTTCCTGTTTCTTGATCTTGATTTTTGAGGGGCACGTAGTTTTGTAGAGGTGCAAAATCTTGAATTCCAATACTAGCCATTCTCATATTTTACAGATGAATATAGCAATGGAGaggaaaaatagataaaaatagtcaTGTTTTTGGTTTAAAGCACAATTTTCAGAGTTCGAGAGTTTTTTAGGAtagtaacttaggttgatttggaaattagggcAAAaattttcggacttgtaaaaataggacactaattttttttaagagtaaaataggacactaattaataattgttGCACCCGTATCACATTTCTCGGCCGagaaaatgtcctatttttacgatgcttattaattagtgtcctattttactctaaaaaaaaattagtcttctatttttacaagtccaaaagtttttgtcataattttcaaatcaacataagttactGTTCTAAAAAATTCTCTGACTCGACAATTCATGATAAAATTGGAGATTCACAATCAAGAATATGTTTGGTAGTGAATggttgttataatttttttttaatctttgtgaTTATTTGAACCTTCAATTATTCAAACCCTCTTAGAGGGAAAATGTCTTACCAATTGAACTCTTGATTGTGAATTGACTTATTTATGGAGCCATTCACAATTAATTTTATcattaataaaaatggttattttttaatatcttaTGAATAGAGAAGTGCAATATTGAGATGGAAAGAATAGAGAAGTAAAGGGGGGAAAGAGTAGTACCCTTTGTCATCTATGAAGTGAAAAGTAGCCATATCTCTAATGGTATCTTCATCGCTTTCAAATTCCTCTGCTATTCTTTGTGGGCCATGCGTGAGAAGATGTTCCAGAAGAATCAGAGCTTTGTAGGAAGCCCTCCAATTCCATGTTTCGA
This window encodes:
- the LOC131005978 gene encoding ENTH domain-containing protein C794.11c-like; this translates as MGSLMEDFKRQASFFLREKIKRARLVLTDVTPAQLLTEDVTNGDSLAADVHAMRLIARAAFEVDDYERIVHILHHRLSKFETWNWRASYKALILLEHLLTHGPQRIAEEFESDEDTIRDMATFHFIDDKGFNWGLSVKNKSERVVDLLQDRSYLKEERARARKLTVGIKGFGSFNHTQSSGNDDGDNDHHPVFRSKSLFLGGHRHRDAAAKANLLGSDEYTKLLATNMMAENDSNIKGCSHPIEEDHPFWDKEHQTRVSLLSSV
- the LOC131012892 gene encoding dirigent protein 11-like, which gives rise to MAKQPIIVLILTISCLLVSTLDVYARKQVPSHVGEEAASFLRDVCGGREKVMQIHVYVQDLRIGHENATVVEVAKAAGVTDNSPYAFGSVHVVDDLMTEGPSINSRKLGRVQGLTTSADLSTFGIAMNINIYFTDGPYAGSSLSILGRNQVMDERRELSVVGGTGIFRYARGYLIQTSYSTDDAAQYAVLEYNIYTTYDAQM